CTGTGGTCACAGGGAGCTGGGCTGAGGCGCACTGTATCTCCAGGACCTTCCTGCCTGGTCCCACTCCAGCCCAAATGTCCCTAATCCCTAAAAGTCCATCCTAAGCCCCAAACTGTTTGTTCCTCTGCTTGTTCGCTTCCCATGAGAACAGGCCCCTCTGCCCATAGGCCTTTCAGTTTTTCATCCCTTTCGACCTGCCCTTTGAATGTAGCCCCTTTTCCTGGGTCTCGCACAAGCCCCccctcctgtgccccctcccACTCTCAAGTCTGGGGAGGATACTTGAGTTAAAGGGAAGCCAGGAGGGAGTAGATGTGGGCAAATAGGAAGTGTggcttccccttttccctcttgtCCCTGGACTATCGGAGTCTCAGCCcagcctggggacccagccccaaTCTAGGCCGCCCAGACACCCCGCTCAGGCCTGGGAGTCTTTTCTGCCATCAGGCTCAGCCATGTGATTACTGGGCTCCCTGGGGACTGCAAGGCCAGCCAGAGTGTCTGTCCCCGTACCATGCCCTGGGGGTCCCCACAGGACTCCAGTGGCCTTGACTGAAGTACTGGGGACTCCTGGAGTAGCCGGTGGTGGGTAGTGGGGAGGGACAGAAGGTGCCAACCTGCCCACAGGAACGGCCCCTCCCCGGCTCTCTGAGGGCTGCTCGCTGGGTGCCCAGCCACCAGCCCAATCCTGCCAAAACCTGCTTCACTGCCCCTGTGCAGGGTTCCCACCTCatcttctccttttctgtctctttgctGAATCTTTACCCCTGACTTCCTTCCTACCGTCCCATCCACCTGAAatgctcctttcctttcctttgccatCCCCAGTCCGTAGCCCTCAGGGCCACCTGCTCTGGGACTTCCCGGACAGTTTCATGGTCTTTTCCCTCGTTCTGCACTTTCCTTAGGACACAGGCCAATTGTCATAAACAATGCGGGGCAGGTGCACACCCTGCAGAAATCTGGCACCCCAGGTGCTGGCCCTGCAGTGGTGCTAGAGGTGCAGACAGGAGAGGGATGTGGGGGGCTCCGCCTTGGCCAGCTTCCTGTGTGAAGCCTTAGGTGGGGCTGTCCCTGCAGGGGAGCTTGTAGTTCAGCAGGGAAGACAGACTTAAAATGCCACCAGCAGAGGGCCAGGCATAGCAAGCCGTGCTTGGTCTGCACCTTCTGTCTGCCCGGTGCAGCCCAGGTCCAGGGGCCCAGCACTCCTCTGCCTCTTCTGCCCGATTCTGCAGCACCTGGTGTCCTGGTCCCTGAGTGAGTGAGAAGCTGTTTCCTGCAAGCACCTGGCAGGCAGGACCACACACAGTTCCCCTGCCCCGGTCCTTCaccagtgggaggtggagagcCTGGCCAGCTTCGGGATGAGTGCCTGGGTGCTGGCTGACCCTCTGCCCACTCCTCAGGGCCGGAAGGAGCCATACTTCATCACTGAGCTGTTCCGGGCGGCGGACAAGGACAAGGACAACCAGATCTGCTTTGACGAGTTCCTGTACATCCTGGGCAGGCTGCTGAGGGACTACCACCTGCAGTACCACCGGCAGCTGTGCGCCCACTACTGCACCCAGCACAGCCTCTACTAGACGGAGCAGGGCAGCCTCCCCACAGGGGCCTGCCTGAGAGCCACGTGACCCAGCTGTGGGCGGCGGAGTGGAGCTCGGccacgtgtgtctgtgtgttcccgatgtgtgtgcacacacgtgtgcatgtcTGTGGGAAGGAcaccagggagggaagagaataaaGCAACTTCACGGCAGTTTCTGGTGTTGCTCCGTTCATGGTTAGGGCGTCAACGATGGGACCATGAGGGGCGGTTTGGATCCCCCAGGTAGGGGATCATCTATTTTGGGTGAGAGACACAGCCTGCCTCCAGGAGCCCCTGTCTGACGGGTGAACAGCCCCTGCTCTCAGCCTTCAGTCTGAGAGGGAGGAGTCTCTTCTGCTGGGGAGCTGACCCTCTGACATGTGATGATTTGATCACTCAGTCACTACACACACGTGATGGGACAGGACAGGGGGGCAGGGGCACACCTGACAGGAGCCCTGGTTTGGAAGGCCTCCTGGCTCTGGATGAGGCCCCAGGGATCGGCGTAGAAAGGCAGAGCAGCCTGGGAAGTGGCCAGGATGGGAGGGGAAGATGAGGCTAGTAACagaccagggtggggaggggagggcggtcTGTGGGTAAGTGCAGATGTCGAGGTGGGTTTTGTGTGAGCTGAGTCAGAGATGGGAACAAGGGCAAAGCCAACAATCCAGCCTGTTATGGGGAAGAGCACTGAGTGCAACTTGGGTGACTGTCAATCaaggaagtcttcctggaggaggaagggttGTGTCTGGttttactaataaaaaataatgatagatgTGGGTGTCTCTCCAACTCAGGGCTACTTGTGACTCACTGATCCAAGTCCTCCAGGAGTCTCGGACCCCTCCCAGCTGagacctgcccctgcc
The sequence above is drawn from the Desmodus rotundus isolate HL8 chromosome 12, HLdesRot8A.1, whole genome shotgun sequence genome and encodes:
- the LOC112314203 gene encoding protein S100-A15A — protein: MRDTAVEESLFQIIHSYHQYAAREGDVETLSLEELKALLMDNVPRFMDSLGRKEPYFITELFRAADKDKDNQICFDEFLYILGRLLRDYHLQYHRQLCAHYCTQHSLY